In the genome of Pseudomonas sp. P5_109, one region contains:
- a CDS encoding response regulator transcription factor, with amino-acid sequence MSELLLIDDDQELCELLSSWLSQEGFQVRACHDGQSARRALAETAPAAVVLDVMLPDGSGLELLKQLRSDHPDLPVLMLSARGEPLDRILGLELGADDYLAKPCDPRELTARLRAVLRRSHPAAVSSQMELGDLCFSPVRGVVSIDEQEFTLTVSESRLLEALLKQPGEPLDKQELAQIALGRKLTLYDRSLDMHVSNLRKKIGPHPDGRPRIVALRSRGYYYSL; translated from the coding sequence ATGAGCGAGCTGTTACTTATTGATGATGACCAGGAGCTGTGTGAGCTCCTGAGCAGTTGGCTGAGCCAGGAAGGGTTTCAGGTACGTGCCTGTCACGACGGTCAGAGCGCACGCCGCGCACTGGCCGAAACGGCCCCGGCGGCCGTGGTGCTGGATGTGATGTTGCCCGATGGCAGCGGCCTGGAATTACTCAAGCAGTTGCGCAGCGATCACCCGGATTTGCCGGTACTGATGCTCTCGGCCCGGGGCGAGCCTCTGGACCGCATCCTCGGCCTGGAACTCGGCGCCGACGATTACCTGGCCAAACCCTGCGATCCACGGGAACTGACCGCCCGCCTGCGCGCCGTCCTGCGCCGTAGCCACCCGGCAGCGGTGTCCAGCCAGATGGAACTGGGCGACCTGTGTTTCAGCCCGGTGCGCGGCGTGGTCAGCATCGACGAGCAAGAGTTCACCCTCACCGTCTCAGAAAGCCGCCTGCTGGAAGCCTTGCTCAAGCAGCCCGGCGAGCCCCTGGACAAACAGGAACTGGCGCAGATCGCCCTCGGTCGCAAGCTGACCCTGTACGACCGCAGCCTCGATATGCACGTCAGCAATCTGCGCAAGAAGATCGGCCCGCACCCCGACGGCCGGCCGCGCATCGTTGCGCTGCGCAGCCGTGGTTACTACTACAGCCTCTGA
- a CDS encoding translation initiation factor 2 produces MRKGPLCLMLVTLSIVAPAHGEDYAEGGNSTPLSLSAGSQITELQQRLKESERQREELSKQLQTADGERESPLLARLRQENQRLKLQLKEAQASSPLPRLLTDQQQWFVIGAGVALLALLCGIFASGASRKRRQWLN; encoded by the coding sequence ATGCGCAAAGGTCCGTTGTGCCTGATGTTGGTCACGTTATCGATCGTGGCGCCCGCCCACGGTGAAGACTACGCCGAGGGTGGAAACTCGACGCCGCTTTCCTTGAGCGCCGGCAGCCAGATCACCGAACTGCAGCAACGCTTGAAAGAAAGTGAACGGCAACGGGAAGAACTGAGCAAACAATTACAAACTGCCGATGGCGAACGCGAAAGCCCGCTGCTGGCCCGGTTGCGCCAGGAGAACCAGCGCTTGAAGCTGCAACTCAAGGAAGCCCAGGCCAGCAGCCCCCTGCCGCGCCTGCTGACCGACCAGCAACAATGGTTTGTCATTGGCGCCGGGGTAGCGCTATTGGCTCTGCTCTGCGGTATCTTCGCCAGTGGAGCAAGTCGAAAACGTCGACAATGGCTAAATTGA
- a CDS encoding YciI family protein — protein MLYAIIATDVANSLEARLAARPAHLERLQVLKGEGRIVLAGPHPAVDSNDPGAAGFTGSLIVAEFDSLSAAQAWADADPYIAAGVYANVLVKPFKQVLP, from the coding sequence ATGCTTTACGCAATCATTGCCACAGACGTCGCCAATTCCCTGGAAGCCCGCCTGGCCGCACGGCCTGCACACCTTGAGCGCCTGCAAGTGCTCAAGGGCGAAGGTCGCATCGTTCTGGCCGGTCCACACCCGGCGGTCGACAGCAATGATCCGGGCGCGGCGGGTTTCACCGGCAGCCTGATCGTCGCCGAATTCGATTCCCTGAGCGCCGCCCAGGCCTGGGCCGACGCCGATCCGTACATCGCCGCGGGCGTCTACGCCAACGTTCTGGTCAAGCCGTTCAAGCAAGTCCTGCCGTAA